A section of the Caldanaerobius polysaccharolyticus DSM 13641 genome encodes:
- a CDS encoding polysaccharide deacetylase family protein has product MMLIYPGCNNFKVAISFDDGPDYKYTQKYIDILKKYNAKATFFVVGKNVEENPELLRLLNDNKFEIGIHSYSHKNMMEMQESQIEEELRRSLTDVYSIIKQRVTLFRPPYGAFNDNVKDIAQKLGLKIILWDLDSLDWKGISCENIIHRVEKNIGGNSIILMHEGRENTLGALSFVLHKLQNKGYEFVTVSELLAMR; this is encoded by the coding sequence ATGATGTTGATTTATCCTGGGTGCAACAACTTTAAGGTTGCTATATCCTTTGATGATGGCCCTGACTATAAATACACACAGAAATACATTGATATATTAAAAAAATATAATGCTAAAGCTACTTTTTTCGTGGTGGGGAAAAATGTTGAAGAAAATCCCGAGCTTTTAAGGTTACTAAATGATAATAAATTTGAAATTGGCATCCACTCCTATAGCCATAAAAACATGATGGAAATGCAAGAGTCACAAATAGAGGAAGAATTACGGCGTTCATTAACAGATGTTTACAGTATCATAAAGCAGAGGGTGACGTTATTCAGACCTCCTTATGGAGCCTTTAACGATAACGTCAAAGATATTGCTCAAAAGCTGGGACTTAAAATAATCCTTTGGGATTTAGATTCATTGGATTGGAAAGGGATAAGTTGCGAAAATATTATCCATCGCGTAGAAAAGAATATCGGTGGTAATTCGATAATATTGATGCACGAGGGGCGTGAAAATACTCTGGGAGCTTTGTCTTTTGTCCTTCATAAATTACAGAACAAAGGGTATGAATTTGTTACTGTAAGCGAGTTGCTAGCTATGCGTTAG
- a CDS encoding endo-1,4-beta-xylanase, with amino-acid sequence MITNHIIRDTGSYYDTIAWQKPIDESSWTTISGSYTLSYNGTLTELFMYVESPDPTLEYYIDDVTITPLDAPMIKNVVDNSTFENGSAAGWTGTGGCSVSSVSEEHHSGDYSLKTTGRTSSWMGPSYNLLGKIVPGKQYSVDFWVKYNSGINPTEQFKATVKATPTEGSPNYIQVNDPVTVDQGQWVEIKGTFTLPTGNYSGINIYVETPNPTLDFYIDDFTVTGEAASTSTKIQENIPDLHSVFSDYFPIGVAVEPNRLADSDPHSQLVAKHFNMLVAENAMKPISLEPTEGNFTFNNADAIVDFAIAHNMKMRGHTLLWHNQVPDWFFQDPSDPSKPASRDLLLQRLQTYITTVLNHFKTKYSSNNPIVAWDVVNEVLDDNGNLRNSKWLQIIGPDYIEKAFQYAHEADPNVKLFINDYNIENNGAKTQAMYNLVKKLKDEGIPVDGIGMQMHININSNVDNIKASIEKFASLGVQIQITELDMNMQGNVSQDALLRQARLYKQLFDVLKQEKQYITAVVFWGVSDDVTWLSQPNAPLLFDSNLQAKPAYWAIVDPNKAAVNRQAAQASQGSPSIGTGVDKDWITAKSLNVNTFVKGINGATAKVKTLWDSKNLYVLAQVVDNTPAANDSIELFVDKNGDKSTTYQPDDKHYIIYRDNSGSSDITHYVQSDEYGYTVQAAIPLGDVNPQVGAKIGFDVRVNDDKGSGTVDSIAVWNDYSNAQDVSTAYYGDLTLSKPSQITEAMYGTPTIDGKIDSIWDQANVINTNVWVQGTSGATAKVRTMWDNHYLYVLAEVTDSNLNKSSPNPYEQDSVEVFLDQNDHKTSYYENDDGQYRVNYDNEQSFGGSTNSQGFKSATSKTSTGYIVEEAIPFTAITPTDGQILGFDVQVNDADASGRRTSIVTWCDASGNSWQDTSGFGNLMLVDTRQLPRSGSNSNNLGDNERNSSDMGTVTKTADTVTLVLNEIEALNVVKNSSSNVITFDISNIGTTLQKVLEIPVSVLNAAKNLNKEIIVKSGFVSATISRGSLDLSNVSGNIKISIKDNGKYDRTSGFIPVTNALDVLIKAGNEDVKILKPLEITLDVPTSGINDLRKVGVYFYNEATGEWEYIGGKIDKDDNVITFEANNSSIYAAFEYDKTFADVKNHWAKDAIEVLASRHIAKGIDGKNFAPDKAVTRAEFAAMITRLLGIPEREYKGEFIDVKAGDWYANAIEAAYEAGIMLGDGKRMRPNDYITREEIAAISMRAFGKLTSYDEEQFSKTTFADDDRVSDWAKKAVANAKKAGIMEGVSGDLFAPKENATRAEAAVVIYRILDKSGSF; translated from the coding sequence TTGATTACAAATCATATTATACGAGATACAGGTAGTTACTATGATACGATAGCGTGGCAAAAACCTATAGACGAAAGTTCATGGACTACAATATCTGGATCGTACACTTTAAGTTATAATGGCACATTAACAGAATTATTTATGTATGTGGAATCGCCAGACCCTACGCTGGAATATTATATCGATGATGTGACCATTACTCCTTTGGATGCTCCGATGATAAAAAATGTAGTTGATAATTCTACATTTGAAAATGGAAGTGCAGCTGGTTGGACAGGTACTGGTGGGTGCAGTGTTTCTTCTGTGAGTGAGGAACACCATAGTGGAGACTACAGCCTAAAAACCACAGGGAGAACATCCAGTTGGATGGGTCCAAGCTATAACTTGCTGGGGAAAATAGTCCCAGGTAAGCAATACAGCGTTGATTTTTGGGTGAAGTATAACAGTGGAATTAATCCTACGGAACAATTTAAGGCTACTGTCAAGGCGACACCAACCGAAGGATCTCCTAATTACATACAGGTCAATGATCCAGTTACTGTTGATCAAGGTCAATGGGTGGAGATTAAAGGAACTTTTACTTTACCTACGGGTAACTACAGTGGAATTAATATATATGTTGAAACACCTAATCCTACTTTGGATTTTTACATTGACGATTTTACCGTAACCGGTGAAGCTGCTTCAACCTCAACTAAGATTCAAGAGAATATACCTGATTTGCATTCCGTATTTTCGGATTACTTCCCAATAGGAGTTGCAGTAGAACCAAATAGACTGGCTGATTCAGATCCCCATTCCCAACTGGTTGCAAAACATTTTAATATGTTGGTTGCGGAAAATGCGATGAAACCAATAAGTTTAGAGCCAACCGAAGGGAATTTTACCTTCAATAATGCAGATGCGATAGTAGATTTTGCTATAGCGCATAATATGAAGATGAGGGGACACACTTTATTGTGGCACAATCAGGTCCCTGATTGGTTTTTCCAGGATCCTTCGGATCCGTCTAAACCTGCATCTAGAGATCTTTTGCTTCAAAGGTTACAGACGTATATCACCACAGTATTAAATCATTTCAAGACAAAGTACAGCTCAAATAATCCTATAGTTGCATGGGATGTAGTAAATGAAGTTCTTGATGATAATGGCAACCTCAGAAATTCAAAGTGGTTGCAGATTATAGGGCCGGATTACATTGAAAAGGCTTTTCAATACGCTCATGAAGCCGATCCTAATGTAAAATTATTTATAAACGATTACAATATTGAAAATAATGGAGCAAAAACCCAAGCCATGTATAACCTTGTTAAAAAATTAAAAGATGAAGGAATTCCTGTTGATGGCATAGGTATGCAAATGCATATTAATATTAATTCAAATGTCGACAATATAAAAGCTTCTATAGAAAAATTTGCATCACTGGGCGTACAAATACAAATCACTGAACTTGATATGAATATGCAGGGCAATGTATCTCAAGATGCGTTATTGCGGCAGGCGAGATTGTATAAACAACTGTTTGACGTGCTAAAACAGGAAAAACAGTATATTACCGCTGTAGTATTTTGGGGTGTATCTGATGATGTTACATGGTTAAGTCAACCCAATGCGCCATTACTTTTTGATTCTAATCTCCAGGCTAAGCCCGCCTATTGGGCGATAGTAGATCCCAATAAAGCTGCTGTAAACAGACAAGCAGCACAAGCGTCACAAGGATCTCCAAGCATTGGAACAGGTGTTGATAAAGATTGGATAACGGCAAAATCGCTTAATGTTAATACCTTTGTAAAGGGTATAAATGGAGCTACGGCTAAGGTTAAGACCTTGTGGGATTCGAAAAACCTATACGTATTAGCGCAGGTAGTGGATAATACCCCTGCTGCCAATGACAGCATAGAGTTATTCGTAGATAAAAATGGCGATAAGTCAACTACTTATCAGCCAGATGATAAACACTATATAATCTACCGGGACAATTCTGGGAGTTCTGATATAACACATTACGTTCAAAGCGATGAATATGGATATACTGTTCAGGCAGCCATTCCTTTAGGTGATGTAAATCCCCAGGTTGGGGCTAAAATAGGATTTGATGTGAGGGTAAATGACGATAAAGGGTCAGGCACTGTAGATTCAATAGCTGTATGGAACGATTATAGCAACGCTCAAGATGTTAGTACGGCGTATTATGGTGATTTAACTTTATCAAAACCATCACAAATCACAGAGGCAATGTACGGGACGCCTACGATAGACGGAAAGATAGACAGTATTTGGGATCAAGCCAATGTTATAAATACAAATGTATGGGTACAAGGAACATCAGGCGCGACAGCTAAGGTAAGGACTATGTGGGATAACCATTATCTCTATGTTTTAGCAGAGGTTACTGATAGTAATTTAAATAAATCAAGTCCTAACCCATATGAACAGGATTCTGTAGAAGTTTTTCTTGATCAAAATGACCATAAAACCTCTTATTATGAAAATGATGATGGGCAATACAGGGTTAACTACGATAATGAACAGAGCTTTGGTGGAAGTACTAATTCTCAAGGTTTTAAATCAGCGACAAGTAAAACCTCTACTGGTTATATAGTAGAAGAAGCAATTCCTTTTACAGCTATAACACCAACTGATGGCCAAATACTCGGATTTGACGTGCAAGTGAACGACGCTGATGCTTCAGGTAGAAGGACCAGCATTGTGACATGGTGCGATGCTAGCGGTAATTCGTGGCAGGATACTTCCGGATTTGGCAATCTTATGCTTGTAGATACAAGACAATTGCCAAGGTCAGGTAGTAACAGTAACAATCTTGGCGATAATGAAAGAAATAGTAGCGATATGGGTACGGTTACAAAAACCGCTGATACGGTTACACTTGTGCTTAATGAAATTGAAGCTTTGAATGTTGTAAAAAATAGCAGTAGTAATGTTATAACATTTGATATAAGTAATATAGGAACAACATTGCAGAAAGTATTAGAAATACCTGTATCAGTGCTGAACGCTGCTAAAAACCTTAATAAAGAAATAATAGTGAAGTCAGGCTTTGTATCTGCTACAATATCTAGAGGTTCTCTGGATCTTAGCAATGTTAGTGGCAATATAAAAATAAGCATAAAAGACAATGGTAAATATGACAGGACGTCAGGCTTTATCCCTGTTACAAATGCGCTTGACGTATTAATAAAAGCGGGAAACGAAGATGTAAAGATATTAAAGCCTTTAGAAATAACGTTAGATGTGCCTACGTCTGGTATAAATGATTTGAGAAAAGTAGGCGTATACTTCTATAATGAAGCAACGGGTGAATGGGAATATATAGGAGGGAAGATAGATAAAGATGATAATGTAATAACATTTGAAGCAAATAATTCCTCAATATATGCGGCCTTTGAATATGACAAGACTTTTGCGGATGTAAAGAACCACTGGGCCAAAGATGCCATCGAAGTACTTGCTTCAAGACACATAGCAAAAGGTATAGACGGTAAAAACTTTGCACCCGATAAAGCCGTAACAAGAGCAGAATTTGCGGCTATGATAACGAGGCTTCTTGGAATACCAGAAAGAGAGTACAAAGGAGAATTTATCGATGTTAAGGCAGGAGATTGGTATGCCAATGCAATAGAGGCGGCTTATGAAGCTGGTATAATGCTTGGTGACGGGAAGAGAATGAGGCCAAATGACTATATAACGCGTGAAGAAATAGCGGCAATATCAATGAGGGCATTTGGTAAACTTACATCATACGATGAAGAGCAATTTAGTAAGACTACATTTGCTGATGATGATCGGGTAAGTGATTGGGCTAAGAAAGCCGTAGCAAATGCGAAAAAGGCTGGCATAATGGAGGGTGTATCTGGTGATCTCTTCGCGCCGAAAGAGAATGCCACAAGAGCAGAAGCCGCAGTAGTGATTTATAGAATATTGGACAAATCCGGTAGTTTTTAG